One window from the genome of Choloepus didactylus isolate mChoDid1 chromosome 2, mChoDid1.pri, whole genome shotgun sequence encodes:
- the TMEM125 gene encoding transmembrane protein 125, giving the protein MTEREAQAPVGRVLPPDVLAEQVELWWSQQPRRSALCFAVAVGLVAGCGAAGVALLSTTNSRSGEWRLAVGTVLCLLALLVLVKQLMSSAVQDMNCVRQPHHVALLRSGGGADALVVLLSGLVLLVTGLTLAGLAAAPAPARPLATMLSVGIALAASGSLLLLGLLLYQVGVSGYCPPISAGTRPNHSGHRSSGGVFSISGQLSAGQRHETTSSIASLI; this is encoded by the coding sequence ATGACTGAACGAGAGGCTCAAGCTCCAGTGGGCCGGGTGCTGCCCCCAGATGTGCTGGCAGAGCAGGTGGAGCTGTGGTGGTCCCAGCAGCCACGGCGCTCAGCACTCTGCTTTGCCGTGGCTGTGGGCCTCGTGGCAGGCTGCGGGGCAGCTGGCGTGGCACTGCTCTCCACCACCAACAGCCGCTCGGGTGAGTGGCGGCTAGCCGTGGGCACCGTGCTCTGTCTCCTGGCCCTGCTGGTCCTGGTGAAGCAGCTCATGAGCTCAGCCGTGCAGGACATGAACTGTGTGCGCCAGCCCCACCACGTGGCCCTGCTGCGCAGTGGTGGAGGTGCTGACGCCCTCGTGGTGCTGCTCAGTGGCCTCGTGCTGCTGGTCACTGGCCTGACGCTGGCTGGGCTGGCTGCCGCCCCCGCCCCAGCTCGGCCCCTGGCCACCATGCTGTCTGTGGGCATTGCCCTGGCTGCCTCAGGCTCACTCCTGCTGCTGGGCTTGCTGCTATATCAGGTGGGCGTGAGTGGGTACTGCCCCCCCATCAGTGCGGGCACCCGCCCCAACCACAGTGGCCACAGGAGCAGTGGTGGCGTCTTCAGCATCTCAGGACAGCTCTCAGCTGGCCAGCGTCACGAGACCACATCAAGCATCGCCAGCCTCATCTGA